A window of the Mesorhizobium opportunistum WSM2075 genome harbors these coding sequences:
- a CDS encoding molybdopterin oxidoreductase family protein, protein MMHGPPRGANSAPSQLPLADTRAPDEGDGVDTSPDVSDSIAKTTCYMCACRCGIDVHIKDGKVRYINGNKDHPVNRGVICGKGSSGIMQHYSPARLKKPLLRTGPRGSGEFREIEWEEAFVIATERLSAIRRTDPKKLAFFTGRDQSQSLTGWWASQFGTPNFAAHGGFCSVNMAAGGLYSIGGSFWEFGEPDWDNTRYFMLFGVAEDHDSNPIKIGLGQLKARGAKVVSINPCRTGYNAIADDWIGIRPGTDGLFVFALIHELLKAGRVDLDYLLRYTNAHILVVQEPGAADDGLFVRDADGNPLAWDRVPKTSVKATDPEAKPALTGSFEVGGRRCTPVFQLIAGRYLDESHAPDAVAERCGIAADTIRRIAAELAHVAFEQTIELPIAWTDWAGRRHESIKGRPISMHAMRGISAHSNGFHTCRAIHLLQVLLGTVDVPGGFRFKPPYPRSAPPGPKPAGKTSKAMTPLDGMPLGFVCGPDDLLVDETGTPLRIDKAYSWEAPLAAHGLMHTVIRNAWAGDPYPIDTLMMYMSNMAWNSSMNTVETMAMLTDSDDAGNYKIPFIIYSDAYYSETVPFADLVLPDTTYLERHDCISLLDRPISHADGPGDAIRHPVVEPDRDVRPFQSVLIELGARLSLPGFVKDDGSARYADYADYIVNHERTPGIGPLAGWRGKDGTSIGKGEANPDQLQRYIDNGGFWHHDFADDQRYYKMANRSYLDFAVQMGFIPTAEPIVFQLYSEPLQRFRLAARGHGRVLPPEGDRQRIETYMDPLPFWHMPFEEAAVDLEKYPLHALTQRPMHMYHSWGSQNAWLRQITSQNRLFVHHRTAAGLGLADDDWVWIESVNGKVKGQIKLIDGVNESTVWTWNAIGKRRGSWGLKDGAAESNRGFLLNHVIGDQTAADAQGKRYSNSDPVTGQAAWFDLRVRIVKCADEESGFTEPQFERFQQPPHFEPAPDKLSFGAEFRTKRETTG, encoded by the coding sequence ATGATGCACGGACCACCGCGCGGCGCGAATTCGGCACCATCGCAGCTCCCGCTGGCGGACACGCGCGCGCCTGATGAAGGCGACGGCGTCGACACTTCGCCTGATGTTTCCGACAGCATCGCCAAGACCACCTGCTACATGTGCGCCTGCCGCTGCGGCATCGACGTGCACATCAAGGACGGCAAGGTCCGCTACATCAACGGCAACAAGGACCATCCGGTCAATCGCGGCGTGATCTGCGGCAAGGGCAGCTCCGGCATCATGCAGCACTACAGCCCGGCCCGGCTGAAGAAGCCCCTGTTGCGCACCGGCCCGCGCGGCTCTGGCGAGTTCCGCGAGATCGAGTGGGAAGAAGCGTTCGTGATCGCCACGGAACGGCTCTCCGCCATCCGCCGGACCGATCCGAAAAAACTCGCCTTCTTCACCGGCCGCGACCAGTCGCAATCCCTGACCGGCTGGTGGGCGAGCCAGTTCGGCACGCCGAATTTCGCCGCCCATGGCGGCTTCTGCTCGGTCAACATGGCGGCCGGCGGGCTCTACTCGATCGGCGGTTCGTTCTGGGAGTTCGGCGAGCCCGACTGGGACAACACCAGATACTTCATGCTGTTCGGCGTTGCCGAGGATCATGATTCCAACCCGATCAAGATCGGGCTGGGCCAGCTCAAGGCGCGCGGCGCCAAGGTGGTGTCGATCAATCCGTGCCGGACCGGCTACAATGCCATTGCCGACGACTGGATCGGCATCCGGCCGGGCACCGACGGCCTGTTCGTCTTCGCCCTCATCCACGAACTGCTGAAGGCCGGCCGCGTCGATCTCGATTATTTGCTCCGTTACACCAATGCCCATATCCTCGTCGTCCAGGAGCCAGGTGCTGCCGACGACGGTCTGTTCGTCCGCGACGCCGACGGCAATCCGCTGGCTTGGGACAGGGTGCCGAAGACCTCCGTCAAGGCAACCGATCCGGAGGCGAAGCCGGCGCTGACCGGCAGCTTCGAGGTCGGCGGCCGTCGCTGCACGCCGGTGTTCCAGCTCATTGCCGGCCGCTACCTTGACGAGAGCCATGCGCCGGATGCGGTGGCAGAGCGTTGCGGCATTGCGGCCGATACGATCCGCCGGATTGCGGCCGAGCTCGCCCATGTCGCCTTCGAACAGACGATCGAATTGCCGATAGCCTGGACCGATTGGGCCGGGCGCCGGCACGAGTCGATCAAGGGCCGGCCGATTTCGATGCATGCCATGCGCGGCATCTCCGCCCATTCGAACGGCTTTCACACTTGCCGCGCCATCCATCTGCTCCAGGTGCTGCTCGGAACCGTGGATGTTCCCGGCGGCTTCCGTTTCAAGCCGCCCTACCCCAGATCGGCACCGCCGGGCCCAAAACCCGCCGGCAAGACAAGCAAGGCAATGACGCCCCTCGACGGCATGCCGCTTGGCTTCGTCTGTGGGCCGGACGATCTGCTGGTCGACGAAACAGGCACACCGCTTCGCATCGACAAGGCCTATTCGTGGGAGGCGCCGCTGGCCGCGCACGGCCTGATGCACACCGTCATCCGCAATGCCTGGGCCGGCGATCCGTACCCGATCGACACGCTGATGATGTATATGTCGAACATGGCGTGGAACTCCTCGATGAACACCGTCGAGACCATGGCCATGCTGACCGACAGCGATGATGCGGGTAACTACAAGATCCCCTTCATCATCTATTCCGACGCCTACTATTCCGAGACCGTGCCGTTCGCGGATCTCGTGCTGCCGGACACCACCTATCTCGAGCGGCATGACTGCATCAGCCTGCTCGACCGGCCGATCAGCCATGCCGACGGGCCGGGCGATGCCATCCGCCATCCCGTCGTCGAGCCGGACCGCGATGTCAGGCCGTTCCAGTCGGTGCTGATCGAACTCGGTGCACGGCTCAGCCTGCCCGGTTTCGTCAAGGACGACGGCTCGGCCAGATATGCCGACTATGCCGACTACATCGTCAACCACGAGCGCACGCCGGGCATCGGGCCGCTTGCCGGCTGGCGCGGCAAGGACGGGACGTCGATCGGCAAGGGCGAGGCCAATCCGGACCAGTTGCAGCGTTACATCGACAATGGCGGCTTCTGGCACCACGACTTCGCTGACGACCAACGCTACTACAAGATGGCCAACCGCTCCTATCTCGACTTCGCCGTGCAGATGGGCTTCATCCCCACGGCGGAGCCGATCGTCTTCCAGCTCTATTCCGAGCCGTTGCAGCGCTTCCGCCTCGCCGCGCGAGGCCACGGCCGCGTCTTGCCGCCAGAGGGTGATCGCCAGCGCATCGAGACCTACATGGACCCGCTGCCGTTCTGGCACATGCCGTTCGAGGAAGCGGCCGTCGACCTCGAAAAATACCCGCTGCACGCGCTGACGCAGCGGCCGATGCACATGTATCATTCCTGGGGTTCGCAAAATGCGTGGCTCAGGCAAATCACCAGCCAGAACCGGCTGTTCGTGCATCACCGGACCGCCGCCGGCCTCGGTCTTGCCGACGATGACTGGGTGTGGATCGAAAGCGTCAATGGCAAGGTGAAGGGGCAGATCAAGCTGATCGACGGCGTCAACGAAAGCACGGTCTGGACCTGGAATGCGATCGGCAAGCGGCGCGGCAGCTGGGGGCTGAAGGACGGCGCGGCCGAGAGCAATCGCGGCTTCCTGCTCAACCATGTCATCGGCGACCAGACCGCGGCGGACGCGCAGGGCAAACGCTATTCGAACTCCGATCCGGTCACCGGCCAGGCGGCATGGTTCGATCTGCGCGTGCGCATCGTCAAATGCGCTGATGAGGAATCCGGCTTCACCGAACCGCAATTCGAGCGTTTCCAGCAGCCACCGCATTTCGAGCCCGCGCCCGATAAATTGAGCTTCGGCGCCGAATTCCGCACGAAAAGAGAAACCACCGGATGA
- a CDS encoding Hsp70 family protein, protein MRPAFAGIDFGTSNSTVGVVRNGQPRLVGIEDGQVTLPSAVFFNFEDGRICFGRQAIANYTDSVEGRLMRSLKSVLGSSLAHEKTRIKARSIGFMEIIGLFLGHLRKKLEEDAGDVVETVVLGRPVQFVDDDPQADANAQGDLEKAAHAQGFKHIAFQFEPIAAALDYEQRVTREELALIIDMGGGTSDFSVVRVSPERSRSLDRKDDILASRGVHIGGTDFDRLLSIAHVMPRLGYLTPTKDGKRNLPASYFIDLATWQRINLVYTAKAMAHLRQIRYEAVRADLVDRFIHIVEHRYGHALAALVEKAKIELTDRSSAEVAVKLPGADFSAEITRGGLDATIARDIERVTATVGETIRDARVKPSDITAVFLTGGSTAIPLARREILSLVPQASVIEGDMFGSVGLGLALDAQRKFG, encoded by the coding sequence TTGCGACCAGCATTCGCCGGTATCGACTTCGGCACGTCGAATTCCACGGTTGGCGTGGTCCGCAACGGGCAGCCGCGCCTCGTCGGGATTGAAGACGGCCAGGTCACGTTGCCGAGCGCGGTGTTCTTCAATTTCGAAGACGGCCGCATCTGCTTTGGCCGCCAGGCCATCGCCAACTACACCGACAGCGTCGAAGGCCGGCTGATGCGCTCGCTGAAGAGCGTGCTCGGCAGTTCGCTGGCGCACGAAAAGACGCGCATCAAGGCTCGCTCGATCGGCTTCATGGAAATCATCGGCCTGTTCCTCGGGCATCTCAGGAAGAAGCTGGAAGAAGACGCCGGCGACGTGGTCGAGACGGTGGTGCTCGGCCGGCCGGTGCAGTTCGTCGACGACGATCCGCAAGCCGATGCGAATGCGCAGGGCGACCTCGAAAAGGCCGCCCACGCCCAGGGCTTCAAGCATATTGCTTTCCAGTTCGAGCCGATCGCCGCGGCGCTCGACTACGAGCAGAGGGTCACGCGCGAGGAGTTGGCGCTGATCATCGACATGGGCGGCGGCACGTCGGACTTCTCGGTCGTGCGCGTCTCGCCGGAGCGCTCCCGCTCGCTGGACCGCAAGGACGATATCCTGGCCAGCCGGGGCGTTCATATCGGCGGTACGGATTTCGACCGGCTGCTGAGCATTGCCCATGTGATGCCGCGGCTCGGCTATCTGACCCCGACCAAGGACGGCAAGCGCAATCTGCCGGCGAGCTATTTCATCGATCTCGCGACATGGCAGCGCATCAACCTGGTCTACACCGCCAAGGCGATGGCGCATCTGCGCCAGATCCGCTACGAGGCCGTGCGCGCCGACCTGGTCGATCGTTTCATCCACATCGTCGAGCATCGTTATGGGCACGCGCTGGCGGCTCTGGTCGAGAAGGCCAAGATCGAGCTGACGGACAGATCATCCGCCGAGGTGGCGGTGAAGCTGCCGGGCGCGGACTTCTCCGCCGAAATCACACGCGGCGGGCTCGACGCCACGATCGCCAGGGACATCGAGCGGGTCACCGCAACGGTCGGGGAGACCATCCGCGACGCGCGGGTCAAACCATCCGACATCACCGCGGTGTTCCTGACCGGCGGATCGACCGCGATCCCGCTGGCAAGACGGGAGATCCTGTCGCTGGTGCCGCAGGCTTCCGTCATCGAGGGCGACATGTTCGGCTCGGTCGGGCTTGGCCTGGCTCTCGACGCGCAGCGCAAGTTCGGCTGA
- a CDS encoding peptidoglycan-binding protein, with product MNSKRSYLDTLNAGRQRRPQTTLEQLNRSLETLEQRLGQTREDTMARPAPRQYGAEPRYPAADPRYPATQPAGQQRWYEDPQPAPRAKAPAQPPAFDQSYQAIARDIDRVRGQEDSVAMVGKIAGELRGMREELRHQMTSGLQREFEALRKDIDRAFQSNAKPGASGPGASGKGSAELGVEFERLSGAIKSLSEKSDDRSVNLLRLELEQVKAALDTLAREESVQKVDRRWDDFDRRWTAFEDRVDADQRKRSDEPALAALTDRLEQISNAVNNLPESLSLRSLEEKVRTLAGAVDHFASQQDNSGSDTLAMIDERLDEISRAIVASTVAAQANSLDHEAFERIEKRIDSLARQIEEVAQDRPGNAVMDRLSTLSSRVDELAGRANLPEQAMERLAKQIALIADKIDQAPAMPDADYIFHGLEQRFDVLSSMMERRQGDAIEQGNMLFRDLERRLDEVADRLDQRVPQVDSAGIMEAIDARFTALAKRIETRAPDPAGEAAIRGLESRLVDISSRLDASAAQVAGIDPALIRSLEAQVTGLSAHLSKPGTPLPEFEDISPRLNEIEKSLAGTRDSILGAAREAAENAVQSLAGSSANTAAVSGLAQDLKTLETLTRRSDERNSRTFEAIHDTLLKIVDRLGSLETSDPSEAVSELLDARPDEAVGKRRARTAKMVVEAPSMDIDAPMPLTGDMADLDGRAAAIMRNEPGGTRSPAEAAAAAAMAALGSDTIAEKDQPAGRKSMFGGLARAFKGKKAADIPPLAGSAPSADIPSVDLDEPLDPKVANRPLEPGSGAPDLNAIMKRVRDERGQPAKLSDSDASKSDFIAAARRAAQAAAAEADALKRQSTMKGPVKALRIGDLLKARRKPILMAAAAIMLALAGLQLGKAFLSDPAQVASNDAAPIVASQPVQTASVDTASPPKPEAQPATTDNAPAHAVRQAEPSAPMAKDDMVNQAAMAMPSDSDAMADTAPATSGSTATADASGAGAASEAMAPAAPTAPTSTAPTTSTPAAITGGAQATASDAQPTMAAPTATNDTKGNDTTGAVASTDTSAPTAAAKFDIPAEAGPAALRDAAAGGDAKALFEIGSRYAESRGVKEDMATAAKWYEKSAELGFAPAEYRIGNFYEKGIGVARDIKKSKTWYQMAAEQGNASAMHNLAVLFAMAADGVTDNESAAHWFQEAADLGVKDSQFNLGILAAKGVGMKQNLEESYKWFALVAKTGDKDAAAKRDEIANALRPEQLERARAATELWKAKPLNVAANSVDIPDAWQEGTPQTTASIDMKKAVQNIQRILNKNGYDAGGADGKMGQKTKTAIMAFQTDNKMPATGAVDEKLVKALLARK from the coding sequence ATGAACAGCAAGCGGTCCTATCTCGATACACTCAACGCCGGCAGGCAGCGTAGGCCGCAGACCACGCTCGAGCAGCTCAACCGCTCGCTGGAGACGCTGGAACAGCGGCTGGGGCAGACGCGCGAAGACACGATGGCACGTCCCGCTCCCCGACAGTATGGCGCCGAACCGCGCTATCCCGCGGCCGATCCCCGCTATCCCGCCACCCAGCCTGCCGGCCAGCAGCGCTGGTACGAGGATCCGCAGCCGGCACCGCGCGCCAAGGCCCCGGCGCAGCCTCCCGCCTTCGACCAGAGCTATCAAGCTATTGCCCGCGACATCGACCGTGTCCGCGGCCAGGAAGACAGCGTCGCCATGGTCGGCAAGATCGCCGGCGAGCTGCGCGGCATGCGCGAGGAACTGCGCCACCAGATGACATCAGGACTGCAGCGCGAATTCGAAGCACTGCGCAAGGATATCGACCGCGCCTTCCAGTCGAACGCCAAGCCGGGCGCATCAGGCCCAGGCGCATCGGGCAAGGGCAGCGCCGAACTCGGCGTCGAATTCGAACGGCTCTCCGGCGCCATCAAGTCGCTGTCGGAAAAGAGCGACGACAGAAGCGTCAACCTGCTGCGGCTGGAACTCGAACAGGTCAAGGCCGCGCTCGACACGCTGGCGCGCGAGGAGAGCGTGCAGAAGGTCGATCGCCGCTGGGATGATTTCGATCGCCGTTGGACAGCCTTCGAAGACCGCGTCGACGCCGACCAGCGCAAGCGCTCCGACGAGCCCGCGCTTGCCGCCCTGACCGATCGGCTGGAGCAGATCAGCAATGCCGTCAACAACCTGCCGGAATCGCTGTCGCTGCGTTCGCTGGAGGAAAAAGTCCGCACGCTGGCCGGCGCCGTCGATCACTTCGCCAGCCAGCAGGACAATAGCGGCAGCGACACCCTCGCCATGATCGACGAGCGGCTGGACGAGATTTCCCGTGCCATCGTTGCCTCGACTGTTGCGGCGCAGGCCAATTCGCTCGACCATGAAGCCTTCGAGCGCATCGAGAAGCGGATCGATTCTCTGGCCCGGCAGATCGAGGAAGTGGCGCAGGACCGCCCCGGCAATGCCGTCATGGATCGCCTGAGCACGCTGTCGAGCCGTGTCGACGAGCTCGCCGGCCGCGCCAACCTGCCCGAACAGGCGATGGAACGGCTGGCCAAGCAGATCGCGCTCATCGCCGACAAGATCGACCAGGCGCCGGCCATGCCCGATGCCGACTATATCTTCCACGGGCTGGAGCAGCGTTTCGACGTGCTGTCGAGCATGATGGAACGCCGCCAGGGCGACGCCATCGAACAGGGCAACATGCTGTTTCGCGATCTCGAGCGCCGGCTGGACGAGGTTGCCGACCGGCTGGACCAGCGCGTGCCGCAGGTCGACAGTGCCGGTATCATGGAGGCCATCGACGCCCGCTTCACCGCGCTCGCCAAGCGCATCGAGACGCGCGCTCCCGATCCCGCCGGCGAAGCGGCGATCCGCGGCCTGGAAAGCCGCCTCGTGGACATTTCCAGCCGGCTCGACGCATCGGCCGCGCAGGTTGCCGGCATCGACCCGGCGCTGATCCGCAGCCTGGAGGCGCAGGTCACCGGCTTGTCCGCGCATCTTTCCAAGCCCGGCACGCCGTTGCCGGAATTCGAAGACATCAGTCCGCGCCTCAACGAAATCGAGAAGTCGCTGGCCGGGACCCGCGATTCCATCCTCGGCGCGGCGCGCGAAGCGGCCGAAAACGCAGTGCAGTCGCTCGCAGGGTCGAGCGCCAATACCGCCGCCGTTTCGGGGCTCGCGCAGGACCTGAAGACGCTCGAGACGCTGACACGCCGTTCCGACGAGCGCAATTCACGGACCTTCGAGGCCATCCACGACACGCTGCTCAAGATCGTCGACAGGCTGGGCTCGCTGGAAACCAGCGATCCGTCCGAGGCGGTGAGCGAGCTTTTGGACGCGCGCCCGGACGAAGCGGTCGGCAAACGCCGCGCACGCACGGCCAAGATGGTTGTCGAGGCTCCGTCGATGGATATCGACGCGCCGATGCCGCTGACGGGCGACATGGCCGATCTCGACGGCCGTGCCGCTGCCATAATGCGCAACGAGCCGGGAGGCACACGCTCGCCGGCGGAAGCCGCTGCTGCGGCCGCCATGGCCGCACTCGGTTCCGACACCATTGCCGAGAAGGACCAGCCGGCCGGCCGCAAATCGATGTTCGGCGGGCTGGCACGCGCCTTCAAGGGCAAGAAGGCGGCGGACATTCCGCCCCTGGCCGGCTCGGCGCCGAGCGCCGATATCCCGAGCGTCGATCTCGACGAGCCGCTCGATCCGAAAGTGGCCAACCGGCCGCTGGAGCCCGGCTCGGGCGCGCCCGACCTCAATGCCATCATGAAACGCGTGCGCGACGAGCGGGGCCAGCCGGCAAAGCTCAGTGACAGCGATGCCTCCAAATCGGACTTCATCGCGGCGGCGCGGCGCGCGGCGCAGGCCGCCGCGGCCGAAGCCGATGCCTTGAAGCGCCAGTCGACGATGAAAGGGCCGGTGAAGGCGCTCAGGATCGGCGATCTGCTCAAGGCGCGGCGCAAGCCGATCCTGATGGCGGCGGCCGCGATCATGCTGGCGCTTGCCGGCCTGCAGCTCGGCAAGGCATTCCTCTCCGATCCGGCCCAGGTGGCGAGCAACGACGCGGCACCAATCGTGGCCTCGCAGCCGGTTCAAACGGCATCCGTCGACACGGCCAGCCCGCCGAAGCCGGAAGCCCAGCCGGCGACAACGGACAACGCGCCGGCCCACGCCGTCAGGCAGGCCGAACCATCCGCGCCGATGGCCAAGGACGACATGGTCAACCAGGCCGCCATGGCGATGCCATCGGACAGCGATGCGATGGCGGATACGGCACCGGCCACATCGGGATCCACGGCTACGGCCGACGCTTCCGGCGCAGGCGCCGCCTCCGAAGCAATGGCTCCGGCCGCGCCGACGGCGCCCACTTCGACAGCCCCGACGACGTCAACGCCGGCAGCCATCACCGGTGGCGCGCAGGCGACGGCCAGCGATGCCCAGCCGACCATGGCCGCGCCAACCGCGACCAACGACACCAAGGGCAACGACACCACTGGCGCGGTGGCGTCGACGGATACATCCGCCCCGACAGCCGCGGCCAAGTTCGACATTCCGGCCGAGGCCGGCCCGGCCGCGCTCCGCGATGCCGCCGCCGGCGGCGATGCCAAGGCGCTGTTCGAGATCGGTTCGCGCTACGCGGAGTCGCGCGGCGTCAAGGAAGACATGGCGACAGCGGCCAAATGGTATGAGAAATCGGCGGAACTCGGCTTCGCGCCGGCCGAATACCGTATCGGCAATTTCTACGAGAAGGGCATCGGCGTCGCGCGCGACATCAAGAAGTCGAAGACCTGGTACCAGATGGCCGCCGAGCAGGGCAACGCCAGCGCTATGCACAATCTGGCCGTGCTGTTCGCCATGGCCGCCGACGGCGTGACCGACAATGAATCGGCCGCGCACTGGTTCCAGGAGGCCGCCGATCTCGGCGTCAAGGACAGCCAGTTCAATCTCGGCATTCTCGCCGCCAAGGGCGTCGGCATGAAGCAGAACCTCGAGGAATCCTACAAATGGTTCGCGCTCGTCGCCAAGACCGGGGACAAGGACGCGGCCGCCAAGCGCGACGAGATTGCCAATGCGCTGCGGCCCGAACAGCTCGAGCGCGCCCGTGCCGCGACCGAATTGTGGAAGGCCAAGCCGCTCAACGTGGCAGCCAATTCGGTCGACATTCCCGATGCCTGGCAGGAAGGCACGCCGCAGACCACCGCCAGCATCGACATGAAAAAAGCGGTCCAGAACATCCAGCGCATTCTCAACAAGAATGGCTACGACGCCGGTGGTGCCGACGGCAAGATGGGCCAGAAGACGAAGACCGCGATCATGGCTTTCCAGACCGACAACAAGATGCCGGCCACCGGCGCGGTCGACGAGAAACTGGTCAAGGCACTGCTGGCGCGCAAATAA
- a CDS encoding sulfite exporter TauE/SafE family protein yields MGIYLPIAEISVNVFVLLAMGAAVGFLSGMFGVGGGFLITPLLIFYNIPPAIAVATGANQVIASSFSGALSHMKRGTLDFKLGGVLLAGGVVGSTGGIFVFAFLRRLGQLDLFISLLYVVLLGTVGGLMLVESVNALRATRSGAAPVLKKSGQHNWIHRLPLKMRFRASKLFVSVIPVLGLGAGIGFLSSIMGVGGGFIMVPALIYLLKVPTNVVIGTSLFQIIFTSAYTTLVHASTNQTVDVMLAFLLMAGGVAGAQYGAKAGQRLRGEQLRALLALLVLAVAIRLAIGLFVTPPNLYSLSGAGLN; encoded by the coding sequence GTGGGCATCTATCTCCCGATTGCGGAAATTTCCGTCAACGTCTTCGTGCTGCTGGCCATGGGCGCCGCGGTGGGCTTCCTGTCGGGCATGTTCGGCGTCGGCGGCGGCTTCCTCATCACCCCGCTCCTGATCTTCTACAACATTCCGCCAGCGATCGCGGTCGCCACGGGCGCCAATCAGGTTATCGCCTCCTCCTTCTCCGGTGCGCTGTCGCACATGAAGCGGGGTACGCTCGACTTCAAGCTCGGCGGGGTGCTTCTGGCCGGCGGCGTTGTCGGTTCGACCGGCGGCATCTTCGTGTTCGCTTTCCTGCGCAGGCTCGGCCAGCTCGACCTGTTCATCTCACTGCTTTACGTCGTGCTGCTCGGCACCGTGGGCGGACTGATGCTGGTCGAAAGCGTCAATGCGCTGCGCGCGACGCGCAGCGGTGCGGCACCGGTCCTGAAGAAATCCGGCCAGCACAACTGGATCCACCGCTTGCCGCTGAAGATGCGCTTCAGGGCCTCGAAACTGTTCGTCAGCGTCATCCCGGTGCTAGGCCTTGGCGCCGGCATCGGTTTCCTGTCGTCCATCATGGGCGTCGGCGGCGGCTTTATCATGGTGCCGGCGCTGATCTATCTGCTCAAAGTGCCGACCAATGTGGTTATCGGCACGTCGCTGTTCCAGATCATCTTCACCTCCGCCTACACGACGCTGGTTCACGCCAGCACCAACCAGACCGTCGACGTGATGCTGGCTTTCCTGCTGATGGCGGGTGGCGTGGCCGGCGCACAATATGGCGCCAAGGCCGGCCAGAGGCTGCGCGGCGAGCAATTAAGGGCGCTCCTGGCGTTGCTGGTCCTGGCAGTGGCGATAAGGCTTGCCATCGGCCTGTTCGTCACGCCGCCCAACCTATATTCGCTGTCCGGCGCGGGTCTCAACTGA
- a CDS encoding TIGR02186 family protein yields MAGPNAFATAILLSSLVAALPAKAQTPLTEGIQIGLSTDNVSITAGFSGADLTIFGSLENPDPLVARQGRYDVIVVLEGPPKPVVVRRKDRVLGVWVNLESETFENVPVSYSVATTRPLQDITEPNSYKQLSLGASNLYMQPADAGDSPATIQEFTAALRERKAAAGLYSENVGGVQFLSQNLFRATVRLAPNVPVGTHKARAFLFKSGLFIKESSAQLEIRKSGFEQSIFRVAHEYAFLYGVFAISLAMLTGWLGRLVFRRD; encoded by the coding sequence ATGGCGGGCCCTAACGCATTCGCAACCGCCATTCTCCTGTCCTCGCTCGTGGCCGCCTTGCCGGCGAAGGCACAGACGCCGCTGACGGAAGGCATCCAGATCGGGCTCTCCACAGACAATGTCTCGATCACCGCCGGCTTTTCCGGTGCCGACCTGACCATTTTCGGTTCGCTGGAGAACCCCGACCCGCTGGTTGCCCGCCAGGGCCGCTACGATGTCATCGTCGTGCTCGAAGGACCACCCAAGCCTGTGGTGGTGCGCCGCAAGGACCGGGTGCTCGGGGTCTGGGTCAACCTAGAATCGGAAACCTTCGAGAACGTGCCGGTCTCCTATTCGGTGGCGACGACACGGCCGCTGCAGGACATCACCGAACCGAACAGCTACAAGCAGCTGTCGCTCGGCGCCTCCAACCTCTACATGCAGCCCGCCGATGCCGGCGACAGCCCGGCGACGATCCAGGAATTCACTGCCGCCCTGCGCGAGCGCAAGGCGGCAGCCGGCCTCTACAGCGAGAATGTCGGCGGCGTGCAGTTCCTGTCGCAGAACCTGTTCCGCGCCACCGTCAGGCTGGCGCCGAACGTGCCGGTCGGCACCCATAAAGCCCGCGCGTTCCTGTTCAAGAGCGGCCTGTTCATCAAGGAGAGCTCGGCCCAGCTCGAAATCCGCAAGTCCGGCTTCGAACAGTCGATCTTCCGCGTCGCCCACGAATATGCCTTCCTCTACGGCGTCTTCGCCATATCGCTGGCCATGCTGACGGGCTGGCTCGGCAGGCTGGTCTTCCGCAGGGACTGA
- a CDS encoding LysR family transcriptional regulator, with protein MTLDQLRIFVAVAERGHMTKAAELLGISQSAASAAIRALEEQHGVHLFNRVGRNIELAQTGHRFLPEAKAVLERAAAARNVLEHVSQTVAGSLSIAASLTIASYWLPRRLASFHEAYPAVRLSVTIGNTRQVEASVLDGTADLGLVEGRTESDILRRAKVDTDRLMLVVASSHPEIVETAPGHPDIRGLRWIIREGGSGTREVLEDLARREGISLADLQIFLVLPSNEAVRQAVEAGAGATIISDLVVGRAVAEGSLRSVPLELPKRDFAMITHRDRQASLAQMALKAHLGAETTGSAPA; from the coding sequence ATGACCCTGGACCAGTTGCGCATTTTCGTCGCCGTCGCCGAGCGCGGCCACATGACCAAGGCAGCGGAGCTTTTGGGCATCTCCCAGTCGGCGGCATCGGCCGCCATCCGCGCGCTCGAAGAGCAGCACGGCGTGCACCTGTTCAACCGCGTCGGCCGCAACATCGAACTGGCCCAGACAGGCCATCGGTTCCTGCCGGAGGCGAAGGCCGTGCTCGAGCGGGCCGCCGCCGCCCGCAATGTGCTTGAACATGTCTCGCAGACGGTCGCGGGCAGTCTCTCGATCGCGGCCAGCCTGACCATCGCCAGCTACTGGCTGCCGCGCCGGCTGGCTTCCTTCCACGAAGCCTATCCGGCCGTCAGGCTGAGCGTCACCATCGGCAACACCAGGCAGGTCGAGGCCAGCGTGCTGGATGGAACCGCCGATCTCGGCCTGGTCGAGGGGCGCACCGAATCCGACATATTGCGCCGCGCCAAGGTCGATACCGACAGGCTGATGCTGGTCGTTGCCAGCTCCCACCCCGAGATCGTTGAAACCGCGCCTGGCCATCCCGACATCAGGGGCCTGCGCTGGATCATCCGCGAGGGCGGCTCGGGCACGCGCGAGGTGCTGGAGGATCTGGCGCGGCGCGAGGGGATTTCGCTTGCCGACCTGCAAATATTCCTGGTGCTGCCCAGCAACGAGGCGGTTCGCCAGGCGGTCGAGGCGGGTGCCGGCGCCACCATCATTTCGGATCTGGTCGTCGGACGTGCCGTTGCCGAAGGCAGCCTGCGGTCGGTGCCGCTCGAACTGCCGAAACGCGACTTCGCCATGATCACGCACCGGGATCGCCAGGCAAGCCTGGCCCAGATGGCGCTCAAGGCGCATCTCGGTGCCGAAACAACCGGATCTGCGCCAGCATAA